GCTCCAGGGCCGCCTTCATCAGCGACCCGAGCAGACCGCCCTCGCCGGTCAACGGCTCGCCGCCATCGATCTTGGCAAGGACACCATCGAGCGCACCCGAGGCGATGAGCGCATCGGTGGCCTCGTTCTGGCGGCGACGCCGCTCTTCTCGTGACTGATCCACAGTCACATCATCGATGGTCACAGTGAGAGTTCCTTTCAGGACTCACCCTCCCGACTTACACAGACCATCTGACACGCCCGCCGCGTGGTCGCTGTCCACCAGCGGCGGTGGGCCCGGCGCATGGTCGTCACCGACCCCGAACACGTGAGGATCGCCGGCACCCTGCGCACTACGTTTCAACAACCCGTGACCCGACCCGAGGCCGAGACGATGATGCGTGATCGGGACTGCTGCACGTTTAGGTGACAGGTTGTAGTCACGCTGCGAGAGCGACGCTGTTGGTCATGATGGTCTCGAATTCGATGGGCGTCAAACGGCCGAGGCGGGCTTGCCGGCGGCGGCGGTGGTAGGTCCGCTCGATCCAGGTGACGATCGCGGTGCGCAGCTGTTCTCGGGTGGTCCAGGAGCGGCGGTCGAGGACGTTCTTCTGCAGCAGCGCGAAGAAGCTTTCCATAGCGGCGTTGTCTCCGCTGGAGCCGACTCTTCCCATGCTTCCGACCATGCGATGACGGGTCAAAGCGCGCCGGAATTTGCGGCTTCGGAATTGAGACCCCCTGTCCGAATGCACCACACAGCCGGCGACATCGCCGCGCATCGCGACGGCGTTCTCGAGCGCTCGGACGGCCAATCGGGACCTCATCCGAGAGTCGATCGAGTACCCGACGATCCGGCCACTGAACGCGTCCTTGATCGCGCAGAGGTACAGCTTGCCCTCCGCGGTCGGGTGCTCGGTGATGTCGGTCAGCCACAGCTGGTTCGGTGCGTCCGCGGCGAACACGTGCCGTGTCCGGCCGTGCTCGTCGACGACGGCGCAGAGGTCGTCGTGCACGGGCGGGCCGGGCTTGCGAGCCTTGCTGCGCTTGGGTTTGCCGAACGCGCTGAACCAGCCGTTCGTCGAGGCGATACGCCACGCAGTCCGGTCCGCCATCGCCTCGCCGTTGCCGCGGGCCTCGTCGGCCAGGAGCCGGTGCCCGAACTCAGGGTCGTCCCGGTGGGCGTCGAACAGAGCGTTCGCGCGATAGGCCTGCACCACCTCGCTCGGGGTGATGGGGTTGGCCAGCCACCGGTAGTAGGGCTGGCGGGAGAGCTTCAATACCCGACACGTCACCGTCACAGGAACCCCTGCGGCGGCGAGCTCGGTCACGAGCGGGTAGAGCCTTTTCCCGGCAGATTCGCCTGCGACAGATACGCCGCCGCACGGCGCAGCACCTCGTTCTCCTGCTCGAGGAGCCGGTTCCGTCGGCGCAGCTCACGGATCTCCGCGGACTCGGTCCGAGACTGACCCGGCCTGGCGCCCTCATCGATCTCGGCTCGACGCAACCACTTCTGCAACGTCATCGGATGGACCCCGAAGTCTTTCGCGATCTGCTCGATCGTCACTCCAGGTTCACGGTTCTGAGCGACGCGAACCACGTCGTCACGAAACTCGGACGGGTAGGGCTTGGGCACGATGGCCATCCTTCCAGGCCCACCCTCCCAGGCAAGCCAGATCAGATGTCACCTATCCGTGCAGCAGTCCCGAGACCTTACCCTGATACTCGCCTGGGATGCACGGTGTTGCTTCAGCCGACATGATCGTCTTCTGTTTATACATGTCCGGACCAGTAAATGAATGCGTGCGAACACTTTCACTCACTTCATTCCATTGGTCGGGCCTAAACTTCAGCACCCGCTTCTTCAGATAGCTGATTCTGTAGTTCGCAGACTCGATCGGAAGGTCTCCCTTGCATTGAACCTTCGCTTTAACATCCATCCATGCGGGATTCCCTCTCGATTGGTGGACATTCTGCACATTGCCAGTGCATTCAATCGTTCGAGTAACATTGTTGCGGCGAATCTGGAGACGAAGAACTCCTGGGTCCGATGGGAGACGAACGAACGACAGTCCTCCAGGCGAGGTCGGAGGAGCCTCGATCGGCTGCTGATCGGGGTCCACCCCGACCTCTTGATCCTTCCGGTCGGTAGGACCGTTCAGAGATGGGCCGGTGGCGCCCGGTTCGCGAGGCGGAACCGTCGCCTGCTTCGAAGGCTCCGGCTCCTGCGATGGAGAAGTTGTACTAGGCGGTAGAGGGGCGCTCTTCGGGACTCCGCACCGGTACGGCACGGGCGGCGGCGGTGCCTGCGAAGGGCTCTTCCCCGGGTTGGTCTGGGCCCAGGTGTTCTTCCACGCGGTGTTGTAAGCCGTGGTCTCGCGTTTGCAGCGTTCGGCTGGTGTCTCGGCGCTGGACGCTGGTGGCGTCAGTACGACAACGAGCATGATCATGACCGCGGTGGTGGCCATCACGCTGACGGTGGTCCAGAAGAGGCTTCGCAGTCCGGTGTTCTCCCTCATCTCGGGAACCCCGTTCAGATCCGGGTGGTGCGGCCGTGGGCGTAGTACACGTACACCCCGGTCTCAGTCGTGACCGAGATCTTGGCGAACGGCCGCACGCTGATCGGTCCGAGGGCGTTGGACACGTTCAGTTCCACGCCTGAGAGGACGATGTCGGCGACCGGTTTGGTCAACGCGATCTCGGCCAGGGTGACCGTGGTGATCTTCCCGGCGCCGACCTCGAACTCCAGATCCGCCGATGGAATCACCGTCGCCTCCGCACCGAGATCGGCGCCGATCGCACCGATCGATCCGCCGCCACCGGTACCGCCGATCGTCACGTTGGGAGCCAGTTTGGCGTTCACCCCGGAAGAGAGCTTCAACTCCGGGGTGTGGGCGGTGACCTTCACTCCGTTGGGGGCGACGGAAACGGGGTAGCCGATCTTGTAGCCCACCTCGACGGTGGCGCGCACGGTCTTGCCGTCGATGTTCCCGATCGCCGCATGCACGTCCGAGGACAGCAGGGCTTGTCCGGACAGCGGAGAGGAGTCCAGCGGCGGCACCGCACGCACCGACTGCTGAGCCGCGGACAGGGCGATCGTCAGCCCTTCACGGGTCGTGTGGGTCTTGGCATCAGCGGGACCGCCAACCAGCAGCGCGGTCATCGACAGCACCCCGAGTAGGGCGAGCAGAAGGGTGAAACGGCGTCTCATCATCACTCTGATTTCGTTGTGTTCTGTGGTGGTTGAGCCCCGGTGTGGAGTTCGCAGCAACGGTAGGAGCGTGAGGCCGGCTCTTGGGGACCACTAGTCCCAAACATGCAGGTAGAGGACACCAATCAAATTCCGGTCCAGAATCGTCCGGATGCGTCACCTGGGGAAACATCGAAGCCGTGTGTCGGTCGGAGCGGTCGGCATCGACATTTCGGAGGACTGGGAGGACGACTGTCGTGCGGCTTTCGCCCCGAGTGGGAGCTGGCGTAGAAGGGGCAGAGGACCTGAGTGGTTCGAGATTCGGCGCGTCATGGAACCGGACCGGCCGCTGGTGCGTCTAAACCTCGAACCGCTTCGTCCGGAGCGATTCGAGGCAAGGGGGATGCTGTGAACAACGACTTTCCGGGCCGGTTGCTCGATGACGAGACTGGCATGAGCACGGTGGAATATGCGATCGGGACGGTCGCTGCGGCGGCCTTCGGAGCGATTCTGTACACGGTCGTGACCGGTGACAACGTGGTGAGCGCGCTGACGGGAATCATCAGCAAGGCGCTGTCCACGTCAGTGGGATGAGCCGGCGGTGGTGGCGACGGCTTGCGGCGGACGAGACAGGGATGGTGACGGTCGAGGCCGCCTATGCGCTCTCGGCGCTCGCGGTCTTCGTCGTGCTGTCGGTGGCGGCGATCGGCGGGGTCGCCGCCCAGTTGCGGTGCACCGATGCGGCCCGTGAGGTGGCACGACTCGCCGCCGCGGGCGATCCGGCCGCCACCCGGGTCGGCGCCCAGGTGGCGCCGAAGGGCGCCCGGATCGAGGTGCGCACGGACGGTGACCGGGTGGTCGCGACCGTCGTTGCGAAGGTGCCGCTGCTGGCGATGCTCGACGTCTCGGCGCGCAGCGTCGCCGCGCGGGAACCGACCGGCGTCGAGCAGTCGGATCCGGGATGACGCCGGGTTCACGACGATCGCGGCGGCGCTGGCCATCGCCGGGCTGGCGACGCTCGTGGTGGCGATGAGCTATCTCGGTGCGGCGGTGCTCGCGCGGCACCGGGCGCAGAACGCCGCCGATCTGGGGGCGCTCGCGGCGGCATCGGCGCAGCTCTACGGTGGCGACGATCCCTGCGGGCGGGCGCGCGAGATCGTCGTCGCCCAGGAAGGTGCGCCGCGCCTGCGAACGTGCGAGGTCGAGGGGCAGGACGTGCTGGTCGACGTCGTCGTGCCGGTGCGGTTGGGCGACTTCGGTCTGCGGGAAGCGACCGCGCGGGCCCGGGCCGGGCCGGCGGAGGTGCCGGACGACGACGCAGGCCGCGGTTGACCCGGGACGACTCCCCGCGCCGCCGGCGAAGTCGGACGGTCCAGCCGGATCTGGATGATGCTGGCGCTACCTGAACAGCGGGGTCGGAGTCCGCCGGCGCCGTCCGACCGCGCCGGCTGGATCAGGCGGTCGGGGCGGGCTGCGGGGCCGCTTCGCCGCGGGCGACCAGCCCGGCCTGGGTCGAGAGCGCCTTGTTCCGAAGGAACAGCGAGGCGATGAAGCCGATCGCGGCGATGGGCACCAGGTACCAGAACGACGGTGCCATCGCGTTCACGTAGGCGTCGACCACCTGCGTGTGCAGCGGCTCGGGCAGGGCCTTGACCACCTCCGGGGTGAGGTCGTCGTGCAGCAGGTCGGGCGGCAGGTCCTGCGGCGGAACCTTGGCCATCACGTCGTGCAGGTTCGCGGTCAGTTTGCTGGTGAACAGCGTGCCGAACACCGAGGTGCCGATCGCGGCGCCGATCTCGCGGAGGAAGTTGTTGGTCGAGGTGGCGGTGCCGACCTCGGACGGATCGACGGCGTTCTGCACGGCGATCACGATGGTCTGGATCACCAGGCCCATACCGAAGCCGAGCACGAAGATCATGGCACCGAACAGCACCATCGACATGCTGCCGGTGATCCGGGTGAGCCAGGCGATTCCGGCGGTGGTGATCGCCATGCCCAGAATCGGATAGATCCGGTACTTGCCGGTCTTGGTGATCAGCAGACCCGACACGATCGCGGTCAGCATCACGCCGGCGGTCATCGGGAGCATCAGCAGCCCGGAGTCGGTGGGGCCGACGCCGCGGGCCATCTGCAGGAAGGTCGGCAGAAAGCTGAGGGCGGCGAACATCGTGATGCCCAAGATCAGCGCGACCGTCACCGAGACGCTGAACACCGGATCGCGGAAGAGGCGTAGTGGCACCAGCGGCTCGTCGACCCGCGTCTCGACCCACACGAAGATGCTGAACGCGAGGATGGTGCCGACGAGCAGGAGGACGAGGATCGGATCGGACCAGTCGTACTTGCCGCTCGGCACGACGCTCGGCCAGCTTGTCAGGAACACGATCCCGGCCGTGAACAGCGCCATGAACACGGTGCCGTACCAATCGAAGGG
The nucleotide sequence above comes from Gordonia sp. PP30. Encoded proteins:
- a CDS encoding IS3 family transposase (programmed frameshift) — encoded protein: MPKPYPSEFRDDVVRVAQNREPGVTIEQIAKDFGVHPMTLQKWLRRAEIDEGARPGQSRTESAEIRELRRRNRLLEQENEVLRRAAAYLSQANLPKRLYPLVTELAAAGVPVTVTCRVLKLSRQPYYRWLANPITPSEVVQAYRANALFDAHRDDPEFGHRLLADEARGNGEAMADRTAWRIASTNGWFSAFGKPKRSKARKPGPPVHDDLCAVVDEHGRTRHVFAADAPNQLWLTDITEHPTAEGKLYLCAIKDAFSGRIVGYSIDSRMRSRLAVRALENAVAMRGDVAGCVVHSDRGSQFRSRKFRRALTRHRMVGSMGRVGSSGDNAAMESFFALLQKNVLDRRSWTTREQLRTAIVTWIERTYHRRRRQARLGRLTPIEFETIMTNSVALAA
- a CDS encoding MspA family porin, coding for MMRRRFTLLLALLGVLSMTALLVGGPADAKTHTTREGLTIALSAAQQSVRAVPPLDSSPLSGQALLSSDVHAAIGNIDGKTVRATVEVGYKIGYPVSVAPNGVKVTAHTPELKLSSGVNAKLAPNVTIGGTGGGGSIGAIGADLGAEATVIPSADLEFEVGAGKITTVTLAEIALTKPVADIVLSGVELNVSNALGPISVRPFAKISVTTETGVYVYYAHGRTTRI
- a CDS encoding DUF4244 domain-containing protein — encoded protein: MSTVEYAIGTVAAAAFGAILYTVVTGDNVVSALTGIISKALSTSVG
- a CDS encoding TadE family type IV pilus minor pilin translates to MVTVEAAYALSALAVFVVLSVAAIGGVAAQLRCTDAAREVARLAAAGDPAATRVGAQVAPKGARIEVRTDGDRVVATVVAKVPLLAMLDVSARSVAAREPTGVEQSDPG
- a CDS encoding Rv3654c family TadE-like protein, which translates into the protein MTGWSRPSLRRCRCWRCSTSRRAASPRGNRPASSSRIRDDAGFTTIAAALAIAGLATLVVAMSYLGAAVLARHRAQNAADLGALAAASAQLYGGDDPCGRAREIVVAQEGAPRLRTCEVEGQDVLVDVVVPVRLGDFGLREATARARAGPAEVPDDDAGRG
- a CDS encoding MDR family MFS transporter — translated: MTDTKPQDDTAAQDDRAPVHIQKHLVYIIYAALMAAMFLSSLDQSVVSTALPTIVGDLGAVSHEGWIITSYLLAIAIVMPIYGKIGDLYGRRWPFLFSIAVFVLGSLGSALAESFWMLVAARTFQGLGAGGLVILSQAIVADIVSARDRGKYMGPMGAIFGIASVAGPLLGGWFTEGPGWRWCFWLNVPIGLIALVVAIFALKLPMQRSTRPFDWYGTVFMALFTAGIVFLTSWPSVVPSGKYDWSDPILVLLLVGTILAFSIFVWVETRVDEPLVPLRLFRDPVFSVSVTVALILGITMFAALSFLPTFLQMARGVGPTDSGLLMLPMTAGVMLTAIVSGLLITKTGKYRIYPILGMAITTAGIAWLTRITGSMSMVLFGAMIFVLGFGMGLVIQTIVIAVQNAVDPSEVGTATSTNNFLREIGAAIGTSVFGTLFTSKLTANLHDVMAKVPPQDLPPDLLHDDLTPEVVKALPEPLHTQVVDAYVNAMAPSFWYLVPIAAIGFIASLFLRNKALSTQAGLVARGEAAPQPAPTA